From Daphnia magna isolate NIES linkage group LG2, ASM2063170v1.1, whole genome shotgun sequence:
GGACTGGTCATACGCAAAACCCGTTCCATCTGGCAACCATTTCGTCAATTTATAAGACTTGTACAAGTCGACAGTttcgagagaaaaaaagaaacaaaaaatccttTCAATAATAACAATAGCACGTTGCTCAGGAGAAGACGTCGAAACCAACACCAGGCTGACCAGCAATATAATCTGGCTTGCAAGCCGGCGGCAATGAGGCGTCTCCTGTGTATCACATTGACGCTGGCAAACGCCCTGGTCGATAAGAGATTCCCTACACGGGCGTTAATAGAAAAAGGGCCTAAGGCCTGAGCTACCGCGCCCTGCCCACTAACAAGTCGTCATAACCGAATCAACCTCTATCCCCCCCGccgtattttattttatatatatttttttttttttattttgttttcgtgttctcTTAAAATACAACTTTCTCACCATCTCTAAAACACCAAGAAAGAGACTTGGCCACAAGTGCCTTTATTACGGCAAAGCTGCAGGGGAAACAGCGATTCCAGTCAACTGGCAAGGTCCGCTTGGAAATCTCACCAACTGGCCGGGGTACCTCTCCCGCAAGATAACACTACGCTGATACTCGTCTTTTCGGTTTATCACTCGCCTCGTTCACACGGACAATTTTCCAGCATATGCGTAACCAACTTCCGGATCGTGAAAGTACTGTGCGCGTAGCAATCTCAATCCAACGTAGTGAACGCTTAGGAGAATGTTAATTAGCATTTTCCTTCTCTATTTTGATACTGGCGTAGCCAATATGATCACGCGCTCCCTTATGATCTTGGTTCGCGTGACCCCCTGCTGAGATCCGAACCCGGCAGGACTCAACATGCTAAACACTGAGCTAGAATTATGCTTACCTGTATACATTGAGCTTGTCCAGTGGCGGGGGTTTGTCACAGTGATGGTAGGTATCTGCCATTGCTGTTGGAATAGTCAGCTTAGAGACAACCTGCTGATCAAAAACCACATTGCTTTTGAAGGCTTTGCGAAGGTGGATGTCTTGCAACGAGACTTCCTCCACAGTACTATCCAGTTGAGTGACTTTGACTGCAAGTCTATCTATCCTGGCCTGTAAACTGGAAGAACGAATGTAAAGAGCTTCTGTCTCCTTATAAAGCTCACCAAACATGTCTTCTGCATGATGGCTAAGGCTTGAGAGCTGCCTGATAATATTTGCCAATGTTCCATTGGTGACTCCTTCCAAATCATTTGGAAGTTGGAGATGTTCAGGTAATGTGTCTCTTGACACATAAACAGGAGAAATGACTCTTTTTGGTAGAGGCATTTTAAATATCACTTCCTAAAGAAACCATAAAGTACTATCAGTCTTCATATCCTGTCACATACACCCAACACatatcacacacaaaaaactaaGGAATAAAAAACAAGGTATACATTCTATATGACAAAACATTTCGAAACAGCCAACACCTGCAATTATAACCACGACAAAATTTTTACTACTTTACAACTACTATTAATCGTAAATATCAACTAGCGTTTGACACCCAGAATGACGCATTTTCTTCCAAAACAAAGAATTTAAGGCAATGTCAAATCGCACTATGTTGAAAGGATATAAGAGTTTGGCATACCTATCGATCTATCCCGACGGAAGTGCAATATTTCATCGTTTTAATCACTGAAATGAATAGAAAACATCAAAAACAACATACACGCCCACAAAAATGCTCCAGCCGTCACCGTAGAGGCTTAATCTCTGTAACTTTGGTAGCAATGGCGCTTGAATGGCGTTGCCAAACCTCTAGAAATTGTAACGAACTCAGGCgcatcgtttaaaaaaaactgttcATTTCACGCATTCAAGCAAATAACAAATGGTTTATTCGAACGTTTTCTACAACACTATAGAGACTGAAGATTAAATTCAGCTTTTAAGGCTATTTTCTCCTAATAGAGGCTTATCTTTATCTTGTGCTGTGGGTAAAGATTTGAACGTTATATAATCTTTAGCTTGAATATGAGTTTTGACTTTTGGGGGCTGATAATATTCAAAGGTTTTGAAGTACTTTAGAATATTctctgtaaaaataaaaattcagtTTGGTGATTATCAGTCAAACCATTGCTTTCTGTACCTGATACTCTGGGATGAATGGTGTATTCATTTGCTAATGACACAGCATTGTGGATTACAGGATCCTGGTGATGTTTGCCTATAAGCAGTAAGGCCTGGCGAATACTCAATTTCCCTTTTGTTATTCGGGCTGGCTCTTGATAGCCAAATTCTGGTGATTCAACATTGTTTCTTTCTGCAGGCAGTGTCTTTTCTATATTCTTAGGTATTATTGGTTTGTCTCTGGACGTTACATAAATTTGTTTGAGGCGGTTGCCTAAAAGTTCATCTTTTTTAGCCAGTTGCCCATCTATTAGATCTGGATTACCTGAAAAAATTTGGTTCACAGACAAGATAAAAACAGTAGTAAATGTCAATAATTAGATTACTTTTAATTAATTCATCAATTCTTTTCTGCGTTGTCGGATGCCACGGAGCTGGCGTTGGCTTTTCCTTTGCTAACACTCTCTCGGCTCGTGCTTCAACAGCAAAATTCTTTAATGGCCTCATGAGTTTCCTCGAAGCTTTTATAGCAATGTTCCCCATTGTAATTTTGATGTTTTAGCAAcagaaatgaatttcaaaGAATTTAAAGTATAGCAGTCGACGGGACTTGGTTTACTTCTGAGCACACGCCATCTGTGTACAAAACAGTCGAAAAACGCTGTACGGAATTTTACTTGAAAAACATTTATAAAGGGACATTAAATGAATTCTTGGTtgaaaacgtttaaaaaaccAATTTTGCAATATAATGCAAAAGACTTGCAATCATAATTGATTATCGCAAAATTTCGGTCATCTGGATCAATGCAACTTCTTTTCCTGTATTTGCAATATGAAAAAGACGGCCGGCCTCAAGTTCCACTAATTTGGTTACTGAGTCCAGCAACGTGCGACTTGAAACACACGGATTGCTTCTGAACTCTACAGTGCCCTTCATACGGACGATCTgcatgaaaaagaaaccatCGTTATTCTAGAAAACCTCAATTTGATTTGACATATACAAAATTTACCATGGTACGGAAGGAAGTTTGTAAGGGGAAAATAACTGTAGGTTGCATGTATAGCCACGAAACCACGAAATCTTCCGTCGAGTCAATTTGACGTGCTCGTACAGGGTAACTACTAGGAGCCATGTAAAGATTAAATGTAGTTGGATGTCGGGTAGGCATGGGAACTGCGTTGCATGGATCTGATATAGAACTAGGTGTCACCCTGCAGTTGGTCAACTCAACCATACTTTCTTCAGTATAGAGCATTTTGGCACGTTGAGTGGGACTTCTTTCCTGTACTGCTTTAAAAAGGTTAGATTTGAGCGTGAAGAACAGAACACCAAAGCACTCGTAAAATATCGGAAATTTAAGATATACCATCCAAATCCCTGTCCGCGTCTCCCGGTGGTTGATGGTATGGCGATGCATTCAGGAAAGATGGGATTTGTTTATTTGGCAAACGCGTCTCTGTAAAGCCAATAGTTTTCTCTTTAACGAAGGGCTTCCGttactttgttttattagATGCAGCAGTTATAAATAAGAAGGGTGAATGCGTGAACAGGAAAACGCAATACTGATTGATAAAATCACTACGGCTATTACTATTCTCTGAAAGATGAGTTCTCACAATCGTGAATTCTGCATTCGCTACTAGTTTCTTATTTATACCTTCTATGAGTGTGCTGGCATTTGCAGAAATACGGGATGATTCCAATTTCGAAGAGGACGAGTTTTTCAATAAATTTCTGCTCCGAGCCGACTTCAAGACCTTTTCTTCGGTATTTTCATGCTTATCGGCTTTTTTAGTGCTCAGATCGCGATCAGCCGCTAAAGAGTCGTCGGAGAGTGAGAGTTGTTTCCTGGGTAAATGGAATACTAAACCTGGCAGGGATTTCGACAAATTCTGCCTTTGATCAAACTCTGGAGAAAGTGAAGACTCCGAAGcttcatttttctgttttgacGTTTCAAAGTTGTCAGGGGAAAGGGAACTTATCCGGCTTCTGTTCTCGAGGGTGTTTCCACTTTTGGAGAAAATTACGTCAACTTCTGTATCAGTATAGGAGGAGCATGTATCATCTTCACTTTCTACGCTCAAAGATTACCGTTAGTGAAATTTCATTCACGAGAAGATGTTTACTTACCCGTTGTATCGGTGTCAGCCTCCTTGTCTGAGATCGATTCATAGTCAAACCCTGATTTTATTGGTCCTGATGTCCCCGCGTTTTTCTCTACAAAGATTATAGAATGGTATAATATCGCAACAGTTAACACTGATTTGTAGCGAGCTGTCTTACCTAAACCCTGCTTGGTAGACATTGGGCGGTTGGGTAAAGACGTTGATAGTTCTGTTCCACCGTCAGCATAGCCTGATAGAACTCCTCTTTTTGTTCGGCCGCTTTTGGCAGATTTCACACCTGAGATTTCCAGTTTGTTTCAACCAAAAAGTTTTTCATAGTAAAATAGATATTGTCAGAAACCATCAATAGACGAGAATTCCTCTAAGTCGGTGCAATTGTTTGTTGAAACCGTCAACTTTTTTCCTGATCGATTACTTCCAGGTATTTTGGTACCTATAACAATATAGTTTTGCATATGCAAGAATTTCAACTATTTTGGAAATGTACTTGCCTATGGTCACTGCAGGTTTAATAGCCAGCTGTTTTGCAGGAGATACAAATATAGTCTTTCCATCAAGATGCTTCTCTAACGTTTGATCTACAGACGAAAAAAGAACTATAACAAGTTACCAATAGAAAAGAATGATGAGTGAAATCTTACTCGATTTATCACTTGTGCTCACATTTTTTGCGCAAGCCTCAATGATAGATTCCATGTTTCTATCAAAGTTTTGTACATTTGAAACAATCCTCAGTCGTTTAGGGGTTGGTTCGTATACCTTTTGCGTCGATGGATTCGTTATTCGTGaatctaaaaattttaaagggGTCATTACCAGTTCCTCAATGTTTTCTGCTGACTGTTTTTTTGAATCTTGTTTGGATCTCTTTGTGGAATGCTGTTTCTTGCCAACTTTCACTTTCTCAATCTCATTTATTTCAGTTTCACTAGCATTTTGAAGGAGGGAAAACTCTCTCCTCACTCTTTTTATCTTTGCACTTCCTAGGATTTAGAACAAATATTTCATCCTTAGATATTTCACTTTCAATTAAATGTACATAATTCTCCCTCTGTAATTTTATATATCCTTCAATTACCTTTCTTCTTGGACCCATTAGGTTCACGATGAAGTTGCTCTGGAGCAACTTGTAAGTGGTGACTTGAAGTGTTCATCTGTACATTTTCTGATAATTTCTTGTGTGATGCAGCAGCAGCTTGGAGAGGTTTTACATATTTGATTTCCCCTTCTATTTcatatttctttctttgcaatGCTTTGGTTCTTGTAGCTACAGGAGTCTTTAATCTGTGGTTACCATTTTCTTGGTCAGCATCATCAAAAACAGGAAGAGATGGATTTAGATCTCTACAAAAAGCCATTATTCAAGACCAAAccataaagaaataaaaataaaccttacTTTGCGTTCATTTTGCTCTGTTGGTAGAACCACTTCGTAGTCTATGGTAGAAACACAATAGGGTTTTTAGTTAGGGACTTAGGGCATATACCATGCTTAGGGAGAACCAGGGAGAACTTCAAacttcagaaaaaaataactatTCTAGCTTTTTCGGCAACGTTGCAAAATTTCCCGACAAAAGTTGAAAGACTGCTACCGTCCTACCCAGCTTTGACAGAGTAATCGGAGTAATTACCAGTTCTTCAGGTCATTAATTgttatttgaatgttttttctgGAAGTCTGCCATACCAATGGAAACGCTGAAGAGGACGACCAAGCGTATAGTCAACTCGTCTTTACCAGAACTTAATCTTAACGTTCCCAACAGGTAATGAGCCAACAGCCAAGTGCCTATTCTTTATCTGAAACACTTCAACCGTGAAAAACGAACCTCGTTTTATTTTACATAAGCAGTCAAATCTAAAGAACTTTTCCGCCTACTGAGGTTGAAATggaaaactaaacaaaaaccCCAATCGCCAATAATTATggttaatttaattttatgatATTTTACGATGCTGGTGAGCGAAAGTGCTGGGGGGACAAGGGATTACCAACCAGTCAATAAAAATGGCGGAAAGagtaaacaaaaagcaaaaaaaaaaaaaaaaagaaactataaATAAATAGCTTTACAAGTAATCCTGTGAATAACGAATGCCAAACTCCTACGCGAAAACCCACGTCGAGTACCTAGTCAATAAGGAAAATATTACATCATCTAAAACCTGAAAAGTTGAACTGCGTAATTGAACGAAGGTTTCTTGCCATCAGTTTGTAAAATATATGCGAAAGCAAGCAAATGCCAATAATCTATACATACCTGGTTTATCGTCTTGTGATGACTTTTGGCATAAGTAGGCTACAGTTGCAAAGGAAAGTATTTGCATGACTGTGAACCCTAGTGTTGGCCACTGTCTTATATAAACGCAACCACGTTCCACACTTTGGCTTtcccagaaaaaaaagtttaggGTGGAGGGAACATAAATCTGAAAGCCGATAGCtgttgaaaaattattttttatttcgactGTAGCTCGGGGAAATGACCCTGCCCCCTCGATTGACACAACCTTTTGCAGTGACCTAGAATAGGTGAATAACCTTAGGCAATTCAATAATTAAGAATCAAAACCCGTTTGGCCCTTTCCAGCTCAGTAGCTCACTTACCTTCACAATATGCATTAGAGTAAATCTGTCGCTTTTGATGTCTTTATcgtgtttttcgtttttacaCGTGGataaaatttttcgttcacaAGCTGCATAAATTTCGTAAGTCTTTGACACGTCATTCACACACCAGAAAAGCCTTTTATCAGCACTTGGACTTGCCTCAGTATTGGTTTAGTTTAGTCTAGTCGCACATGCCAAGTTAGGCCAAGATAGAGTGAAAAACGTCCATTATTAAGTTAAGTATGAGGTAAGACTAAGGCTACAAGGCTAATTTGAGTAAGGCGTAGTCTGCCTCACCGGTTGCTTTTGcaatcatttgaattttttatttatttattttttatctagGAGGGCCCAGATCACCAATGAAGAGGACCAACTGACATAGTGGATCGCTGCGGTACATCAAGAACCGTCTCCCTACATTGAGGATCGCCACCAAGCCCCGAGATTTACACGAGTtaagacaaacaaaaatgaagatgGTGCAGTTGAGTATTGCCACATCGGCATTCGCTTACTTCCTTCATTTTGTGATTTGCGTGTCCTACAATTGTTCCTTACTGCTTTTCTCCCTTCTAGCTTTATGGCTTATGAAGTTATGATAAGCTCATGGTGCATTTATCTTGCACTAACAACTCATATTCACTGCACTATTCCTCACGcttcttttattattgatgcaccagtagggacgcTTGTGTTACCAGTTGGACTCGGCCTCGCGTTGATTGGGTCGGTTTTTTACTGATCGTGCGGGTCATTTTGGTTTTTAGTCCCTGGACACAATCCACCCATGGAGAAATACCGCCCCGATCTGCCATTTTGTGGGCAGGGCAGCCCGATTATAGTCGATCGGGGCTGAGCTATAGTTACCAGTAGACTACTTCTCTAGCTGGGTGGGTTGGGATGGTTTTTATGGGTAAACCAAGTCACCCCACCACAATTTTTTCAAACTGCATATTAAATGGcgctaattttaaaaagaaagaaaataaacaaaactgCATTATGAAAAACTTAAACGATATAAAATTTCGAGTAAAAATGAGGGTTAACGGGGTAACGGAACCCGGATAAACAGAATAGAAAGCGACGTAAATGGGTTTGGATCGGGTAGTGGAACTGGTTTTGCTTTTTCATGTCCCACTTTGTTTGTTGATAAAATCGTCAAAgaaagacgttttttttttttaattcttcgacTGAAATCAGCAAGCAAAATATTCCTGGCATCATTTCTTGGACACATAGCTCGAATCCACAGTGAATTTTAATCACTCGGTATTTTCCCTACTTTGTTAAATCCAAAGAGAAAATATTTCCACTAATCATTTCCCCATGCGTTTATCCCCATAGTTTTCAAACGTTTTGAAAAAGGATGAAGATGATTTACCGCAAAAATAATTTCGATAAACCGTCATTATTTCTCTGATGAACAAACCATCGCGATGACATATCTGCTTAAATCACGAAACACACTCATCTACAGTATGTTCAATAACGCTTTTTAAAATGAGTCTCTGTTCCCGTTCAGGCAGTGTAATAATTGGCTAGCACTAAAAATAGCTTAAATTATAACTGtttgaaccttttttttatttaacgcACAAACGGAACAGCGACGAAAACTCATTTATCCATCATTCAAATTAGGAACGTTAGCGATGAACAAGTCGATTTCCAAAATCGCAATTGCTATCAATTTCGTTCAATTATAAGGGATAGTGTACACAAAAAAGACATCAACGGTATTTCGATACACTCGCTAAACGAAGTCAAGAAAATGCgcattcctctttttttttttcgattgtcCGCTTTTGAGGTCAGTGATTTCATCTGACATGAACCTGTTCCGTGGCCTAGGTGACCCGAAAAAATGTAGATCGTCACCGTATTTTCTATGCATTTTTCACAAGTggaacgttgacacttgattATCATTGTCATTTaactaattatttttttctataataTGTGATCAATTTCTTTTGCCATTGCGTTAATGCCGTCTCATCTAACATGATTTTCATATGAGTTATTCAATAGGTTGACattgtaaaaaataattagTTCGGGAGTATTGTATTCACAGCCTTGTGAAAGgcataacaacaacaaaaacagaaaaaaacagttaTGTTTAGGCAttacaggaaaaagaaaatagggtTGGTAAGTAATGCCTAATTAAGTTCATTTGCAAACTGCATTGTGGCTCAGCCATAACTAGGAAATGAGACTTGTTGATGCATCGGTATTAACCGTAAACGGGTTGGGACACTTCCTGATAAATTTGAGGTTGTTGGTAAACTTGTTGTGGCGCTGTCTGCGTGTAAACCGTTGCGGCTTCGTAAGCTGGTGGACTGTAGGAGGAAGCTGGAGCATATTCTTGGACTTGAGTGTAGGTGGTCACCGGTCCAGGAGCGCCAACTGGTCCGGGTGCGCCAACGGGTCCCGGCTTTCCAGGATAGCCATCTTTACCTGGGAATCCTACAGGGCCAACGGGTCCAATAGGTCCGATGGGACCAGGGCCGCCTGGATAACCCGGTGCACCTGGTTTGCCTTGGGGTCCAACAGGGCCAAGAGGGCCTATAGGTCCAATTGGTCCAGGTCCACCAGGGTAGCCAGGAGGACCAGGTTTGCCTTGTGGTCCAACTGGTCCTGGGCCACCTGGATAGCCGGGAGCTCCGACGGGACCGGGAAGACCATCCTTACCGGGCTTACCCTGCAGGCCTGGTGCGCCTATGatttaagtaaaaattaattcaCCAATGTTAAACGTCTAACAAATGTAACTACAATGCATGTTTTGATCAAATTTTCAGCGTCAAATTTTACCTGTGTATCCTGGGGGTCCGGGTTTTCCCTCTTTGCCTGGATATCCAGGGCCGCCGGGAAGACCATCTTTGCCAGAAGCGCCATTGTAGCCAGGGGGGCCAGCAGGTCCGATGGGTCCAGGAGGACCAGGAATCTTGCTGGGTGCACCAGGATATCCATCCTTGCCAGGGGGTCCGGGATAACCAGGTTTACCGGGTTCACCTTTAGCACCAGAGTATCCTGGAAAGCCAGTACCACCTGGTTTTCCGGGAAGGCCTTGAGGTCCGACAGGTCCTGGTGGACCAGCAGCACCAGGTGCGCCGTTGTAGCCCGGTTTACCGTCTTTGCCGGGGAAGCCAGGTGTACCAGGAGGTCCAGCGATATTGGATGCAATGGCGAGACCAGGTGGTCCAGTTTCACCCTTAGGTCCTACAGGCCCAGGTCCTCCGGGGTAGCCAGGTTTGCCAGGAGCTCCAGGGGCACCGTTGAGACCAGGAGATCCACTTGAGCCAGTGTCTCCCTTTTCTCCGCGTTCGCCTTGTTTGCCGTCGGAACCAGGTAATCCATTGAAGCCAGGTGAGCCAGGAGGACCTTTGGGACCAGGAGCGCCATCATATCCAGGACTTCCGTCTAGACCAGGTTTACCGTCTTCGCCAGGAGCACCAGATTCTCCAGTGTCTCCCTTTTCTCCGGGAGGTCCAGCAGGTCCTGGCTCACCAGGAGCTCCGGGAGGACCAACAACGATTTTTGTGCCGTAATCGTCAGTGTAGATGGCATCTTTTCCATCTATGCCATCCCTTCCATCTTTGCCGTCTACGCCATCTTTGCCGTCGACACCATCTCTGCCATCCCTTCCGTCATTTCCAGGAGCTCCCTGTTCTCCTGGTGCTCCAGGGGCTCCTTTCAGCCATGGGAGATATTCGTAAAAGCGTTCCCATTGCTTCTGAATGGCATCAATTTGCGGACGTTCGTTTGCAGGATAAGCGCTTGACGGTCCGTATGGATTCAAGGAGTTCCACTGTTGCTTCGTAATTTTAACAGTTTGGCCTACCTGAGGGGGTTGGCCGTACTGGGGGGCAGCAAGAGCGGCCGCCACCAATAGCGGTATTAAAGCCTAATGAggtaaaaaaatcaaaataataaCATTATATTGGAATTTGCATCTAGATTAAAACTAATTAACCACCACTTACGGTTGCCTTCATTGCGGCGTTTGATGATGATcaaaattgtccaaaaatcttGGTTCACAAATACTGCCAATCAAACTAAAAGACAGTGAAGGTATGAGTAAATGTGCCGAACTTCCACTGTTAATTCTATAAGCTAAGACAAtgtgattgaaaaaaaaaactgtgagCTTTGGAAAAGATTCTCTTTTAACTTACCAATCTAAAGAATGACTTGTGATCGCCGACTTCGGCACAGCACTGACACTAAACAGAAGAACGCTGGCTTTTTATGCTCGAGCTCCGCATAGAAgattaagaagaaaaagaggaagaaaccTATCTTGTCGATCCACGGTACGAAATAGTTGGTCAGTCAGCTCGTACCTACAAGACGCACCTCTTTTAAAACtcgtttttaaaaagggaaagCTTTGACAGCAGAACTAAgaagggaaagagaaaagaagcgAGGTGAAAGGATGAAAACTGTGATAAATTTTTGCGTCAATTTCTCTGCTAGAAAAAATTCTTGTGACTTTTGAGCAGGAAGAGCCCGCTGAATGACGACCCACTTTATCGAACTGTCCCAGAAGGAACAAGTCAAGCCGCTCTCCCTCACTAGATACTGGAAGATGcaaagcgtttttttttttttttcagacgaAAACTAGCATAAGCAGGTAAATTATCATacgtgttttgtttgtttcttttagaaaaagagacgGCTTAACATAGATTAGACAATTATGTCACGTCCTATATCGAATGGACTTACCGTACGTTACAGATGTATTCCaagtaaataattttaaacgTTCAAAAGTATAAGTTTTGTATCTATCTTTCATTTTGTAGATTgggaaaaacattttaaaataacaaatgtAGTTTCCAATGTTACTAAAATCGATGAAGAATATGGGGGTCAATAAAGGGGGGAGCGCCATATTTGGTTTACTAGCCAGACCAGCCAATAAAAGTTTATTTTGTAATAAGAAAACTATTCGACGCCATGTCATTTACTTTTTAAGATAAACGACACTACAGACAAGGAAAATGCCATTTCTGAAGAATGTCACGATTGCACTAGTTATTTagccttaaaaaaaatctgattgtGGCTTTGCATAACAAATCCCAGTTGCTTCCATCACGTTTTCATTTTAAACAGGATTTCACTGTACTGAGACACAAACTGTCTAGTCAAGTTTAGGTAGAAATCTGGTTCACCGGGCAAGTAGTCATTGTAAACGTAACCTTTATTCGATTTTGAAATAGCCGGTTCTATCTAAGAATACGGAAAGAATACTATAAtgagagaaaaacaagaaaaaatgtatacatAAAAGAAATGTAGAAACCTGTGTCCCTTCGTGCCACTCGTTAAAGGAGGTGATAGAAATTAACGGAGGATTCGTCTGGAGCGCCGTCGTCCAAGCTATCTTGTAGTACTTCCCGTTTTTGCGTTCTCTGGTGGTCTTCACATTCCACGGGCGAACACGCGTATCAATGTAACCTGGTCCAACTGATGGTGCAAAAAGGAGTCCATTTTTTCTGGCAAACGAGGATAAAGATTTCCAGTTTTTCCATGAACTTCCATAGGAGAATCCATTAGCAGCGAAATACGTATAAAAACCGTCAAATCCTCCGGATACAATATCTTGCCTACCATGTGATAACGAGGGAGAAAATTCGGTTAACAATAATATTAAGACAATAGCCTTTGACATTACTTGTGGCGAAATTCGACGACAAGTCCGAGGAAAATTCCATCGATGTCCGTATTTCTGATGGATTGTTTACCACTAACGCTTAACACGGAACTCCAGCTATTTGGTGAGTTGAGATACGAATCGTAGATGTAGAAAACGGGAAGAGGTTTTTTTGACGGAGACTTTTGGAGTTTGTACACTGACGTGTGATTGCCTATGGCCAAAAGGGTGCAAGTTGCAGGACGTAAAATTATCAATGGAATCAACCGCAATTCATGAAtgggtatatatatacgtaccATATTTCTCTATTATGTACTTGATGTTTTTTCTGAGGTTTTCAGGATTTCTTCCTTTTATAAAGTTCAAACATAGTCAGACTATTGCACACTGGTCAGTAATTAGCATTAAATATAACCTTACCTTCATATGGCTCAATGTGAAATGATATCTTTAGGTTATACACACTGGCAGTTTCCAGGAACATTGGAAAAAGTTGGTCAAATGGCTTCCCTTCTTTGTCACCTatagaaaaatatttggaGCATTAGAACCTGTTTTCTGTTtaattttcctttattttttgtttgacaaTTCAAACAATTTATGCATGTATACTCAAGTCAGGTGGATACCAGGAAATAACAAGCACCCCTATTCCTGCCTGTCTTATCCACTTCATATGTTGGCCTACAGTGACAGGATTTTTTGAACTATAACAACCTAACAGTGGATAAAAATTTGCacctggaaaacaaaaataaataaaatgaaatttagCTAAAAGGACATCATGAGCATTATAATATAGATTGCAAACCAATGTCCCCTGGTGGTACATGTTTTCCAGTAGGATACACATTTTTGTCTTTCTCGTCCCAGTTCGGCAGATATTCATGACTTCATTTACACAATAGTTAACAATAACCATTAAAACTATCtataaaatttatatttactTCCAATGCAGGTACACTGAATCATCTTCTGGGTTTCCAAACCATGGATAATAGAAAATATGCACATTATCGGATAAAACCGATATATTGTTTGTCGTGTCCCTGTATGCTACTTTGTCTTTCGGCCAAATGTCTGGTAAAACTGTCACATTTTTTCGTTCTAATAAGATTTGTTGTAGGTGTTGGTCGTTGGCTGATTTACCGGAGGATTGACTGAAGTAAAGACgaataa
This genomic window contains:
- the LOC116915675 gene encoding protein NDUFAF4 homolog; translated protein: MGNIAIKASRKLMRPLKNFAVEARAERVLAKEKPTPAPWHPTTQKRIDELIKSNPDLIDGQLAKKDELLGNRLKQIYVTSRDKPIIPKNIEKTLPAERNNVESPEFGYQEPARITKGKLSIRQALLLIGKHHQDPVIHNAVSLANEYTIHPRVSENILKYFKTFEYYQPPKVKTHIQAKDYITFKSLPTAQDKDKPLLGENSLKS
- the LOC116915624 gene encoding suppressor protein SRP40 isoform X1 — its product is MNAKDLNPSLPVFDDADQENGNHRLKTPVATRTKALQRKKYEIEGEIKYVKPLQAAAASHKKLSENVQMNTSSHHLQVAPEQLHREPNGSKKKGSAKIKRVRREFSLLQNASETEINEIEKVKVGKKQHSTKRSKQDSKKQSAENIEELVYEPTPKRLRIVSNVQNFDRNMESIIEACAKNVSTSDKSNQTLEKHLDGKTIFVSPAKQLAIKPAVTIGTKIPGSNRSGKKLTVSTNNCTDLEEFSSIDGVKSAKSGRTKRGVLSGYADGGTELSTSLPNRPMSTKQGLEKNAGTSGPIKSGFDYESISDKEADTDTTESEDDTCSSYTDTEVDVIFSKSGNTLENRSRISSLSPDNFETSKQKNEASESSLSPEFDQRQNLSKSLPGLVFHLPRKQLSLSDDSLAADRDLSTKKADKHENTEEKVLKSARSRNLLKNSSSSKLESSRISANASTLIEETRLPNKQIPSFLNASPYHQPPGDADRDLDAVQERSPTQRAKMLYTEESMVELTNCRVTPSSISDPCNAVPMPTRHPTTFNLYMAPSSYPVRARQIDSTEDFVVSWLYMQPTVIFPLQTSFRTMIVRMKGTVEFRSNPCVSSRTLLDSVTKLVELEAGRLFHIANTGKEVALIQMTEILR
- the LOC116915624 gene encoding uncharacterized protein LOC116915624 isoform X3, which codes for MNAKDLNPSLPVFDDADQENGNHRLKTPVATRTKALQRKKYEIEGEIKYVKPLQAAAASHKKLSENVQMNTSSHHLQVAPEQLHREPNGSKKKDSRITNPSTQKVYEPTPKRLRIVSNVQNFDRNMESIIEACAKNVSTSDKSNQTLEKHLDGKTIFVSPAKQLAIKPAVTIGTKIPGSNRSGKKLTVSTNNCTDLEEFSSIDGVKSAKSGRTKRGVLSGYADGGTELSTSLPNRPMSTKQGLEKNAGTSGPIKSGFDYESISDKEADTDTTESEDDTCSSYTDTEVDVIFSKSGNTLENRSRISSLSPDNFETSKQKNEASESSLSPEFDQRQNLSKSLPGLVFHLPRKQLSLSDDSLAADRDLSTKKADKHENTEEKVLKSARSRNLLKNSSSSKLESSRISANASTLIEETRLPNKQIPSFLNASPYHQPPGDADRDLDAVQERSPTQRAKMLYTEESMVELTNCRVTPSSISDPCNAVPMPTRHPTTFNLYMAPSSYPVRARQIDSTEDFVVSWLYMQPTVIFPLQTSFRTMIVRMKGTVEFRSNPCVSSRTLLDSVTKLVELEAGRLFHIANTGKEVALIQMTEILR
- the LOC116915624 gene encoding suppressor protein SRP40 isoform X2, encoding MNAKDLNPSLPVFDDADQENGNHRLKTPVATRTKALQRKKYEIEGEIKYVKPLQAAAASHKKLSENVQMNTSSHHLQVAPEQLHREPNGSKKKGSAKIKRVRREFSLLQNASETEINEIEKVKVGKKQHSTKRSKQDSKKQSAENIEELVYEPTPKRLRIVSNVQNFDRNMESIIEACAKNVSTSDKSNQTLEKHLDGKTIFVSPAKQLAIKPAVTIGTKIPGSNRSGKKLTVSTNNCTDLEEFSSIDGVKSAKSGRTKRGVLSGYADGGTELSTSLPNRPMSTKQGLEKNAGTSGPIKSGFDYESISDKEADTDTTESEDDTCSSYTDTEVDVIFSKSGNTLENRSRISSLSPDNFETSKQKNEASESSLSPEFDQRQNLSKSLPGLVFHLPRKQLSLSDDSLAADRDLSTKKADKHENTEEKVLKSARSRNLLKNSSSSKLESSRISANASTLIEETRLPNKQIPSFLNASPYHQPPGDADRDLDVQERSPTQRAKMLYTEESMVELTNCRVTPSSISDPCNAVPMPTRHPTTFNLYMAPSSYPVRARQIDSTEDFVVSWLYMQPTVIFPLQTSFRTMIVRMKGTVEFRSNPCVSSRTLLDSVTKLVELEAGRLFHIANTGKEVALIQMTEILR